In one Aphelocoma coerulescens isolate FSJ_1873_10779 chromosome 20, UR_Acoe_1.0, whole genome shotgun sequence genomic region, the following are encoded:
- the CHMP4B gene encoding charged multivesicular body protein 4b, whose translation MSGLLGKLFGTGAGGKGGGKGPSPQEAIQRLRDTEEMLSKKQEFLEKKIEQELAAARKHGTKNKRAALQALKRKKRYEKQLAQIDGTLSTIEFQREALENANTNTEVLKNMGFAAKAMKAAHDNMDIDKVDELMQDIAEQQELADEISTAISKPVGFGEEFDEDELMAELEELEQEELDKNLLEISGPETVPLPNVPSISIPSKPAKKKEEEEDDDMKELEAWAGTM comes from the exons aTGTCGGGGCTCTTGGGGAAGCTGTTCGGGACGGGCGCCGGCGGGAAGGGCGGCGGGAAGGGCCCGTCCCCGCAGGAGGCGATCCAGCGGCTCCGCGACACGGAGGAGATGCTCAGCAAGAAGCAGGAGTTCCTGGAAAAGAAGATCGAGCAGGAGCTGGCGGCCGCCCGCAAGCACGGCACCAAAAACAAGCGCG CTGCCCTGCAGGCCCTGAAGCGCAAGAAGAGGTACGAGAAGCAGCTGGCACAGATAGATGGCACGTTATCAACAATTGAATTCCAGAGGGAAGCCCTGGAGAATGCCAACACCAACACTGAAGTGCTTAAGAACATGGGTTTTGCTGCTAAGGCTATGAAAGCTGCTCATGACAACAT GGACATTGATAAAGTAGATGAATTAATGCAGGACATCGCAGAACAGCAAGAGCTGGCAGATGAGATCTCTACAGCCATCTCCAAACCAGtaggatttggggaggaatttGATGAG GATGAACTCATGGCAGAACTAGAGGAACTAGAacaagaagaactagacaaaaACTTGCTGGAAATCAGTGGTCCGGAGACAGTACCACTACCAAATGTGCCCTCAATATCAATACCCTCCAAGCCAG